ATGATTTTGACGGTTCGTCCGGAAGATGCTGCCGCAGTTTTGCACCAACTGGGTGATGATGCTTATGTTGTTGGCAAGATGACGGCATGGCAAACAGAAGCGGTTGTTTTTAGGGGGGAAGCGCCATGGCAGTAACGCGCTTAGCCATTTTTGCTTCTGGTCACGGCACCAATTTTGAAGCACTGCAAACAGCGATGATGGCCCGCAAATTGGATGCCGAATTTGTCCAGTTGATCGTCGATCATGCCAATATCGGGGCAATTGCGTTAGCTGAGAAATTTGGTATTCCTTATCGGGTAATGAGCTATAAAGCATTTGAAAATCGCCAAGCGGCCGAAGTTTCCATCGTTGAGACGCTCACGGCGGCCCGCGTAGACGGGATTATCTTGGCTGGTTATATGCGTTTGTTGACGCCGACGCTCCTCGATGCTTTCCCCAATAAGGTGATCAATATTCATCCGGCGCTCTTACCGAGCTTTCCCGGCACCCATGCGATTGAAGATGCATTCAATTATGGGGTGAAGATCACCGGGGTGACGGTCCACTATGTGGATGCGGGGATGGATACGGGTAAGATCATCGCGCAGGCGCCCGTTGCAGTCATGGCCGATGACACATTAGCGTCATTGGAAACAAAAATTCATGATGTTGAGCATCAATTATACCCAGATACATTGGAATGGTTATTAAAAGAAGGAGTATTTAACTAATGGCACGTGCACTATTAAGTGTTTCAGATAAGAATGGCCTGGTGCCATTCGCGCAAGGATTGGCCGAATTAGGCTATGAGTTGGTATCGACTGGTGGGACTTTGAAGGTTTTGGCTGAGGCTGGTCTGGCACCAATCGCAATTGATGAAGTTACCGGTTTTTCTGAAATGTTGGATGGTCGTGTGAAAACATTACATCCACGTGTTCACGGCGGGTTATTGGCCCGTCGTGATTTGCCAGAACATATGGCAAAATTAGCAGAATTTAATATCACACCAATCGATTTAGTCGTGGTTAATTTGTATCCATTCAAAGCAACGATTCAAAAGGAAGGCGTTTCTGAAGCGGAGGCCATTGAAAATATCGATATCGGTGGTCCTTCAATGTTGCGTTCAGCCGCAAAGAACTTTGCCAGTGTGTTGGCGGTTACCGATCCAGCTGACTACGACCTCGTGTTGGAAAAGTTGCGTCATGATGAAATTGATGGGGCCTTTCGCAAAAGTTTGGCAGCCAAAGTTTTCCGTCAAACCGCTGCCTATGATGCCTTGATTGCCAACTACTTGACGGAAGAGACTTTCCCCGCACAACTCACCCCAACCTTTGAGTTGTTTGAGGAGCTCCGTTACGGGGAGAACCCCTTCCAAAAGGCAGCTGCCTATAAGACAGCTTTGCCTGAGCCATACTCTGTTTTGTCAGCTAACATTTTGCACGGTAAGCAGTTGTCATATAACAATATTCGTGATGCCGATGCTGCATTGCGTATTATCGCTGAGTTCTCAGAGCCAACAGTGG
This is a stretch of genomic DNA from Weissella soli. It encodes these proteins:
- the purH gene encoding bifunctional phosphoribosylaminoimidazolecarboxamide formyltransferase/IMP cyclohydrolase, whose product is MARALLSVSDKNGLVPFAQGLAELGYELVSTGGTLKVLAEAGLAPIAIDEVTGFSEMLDGRVKTLHPRVHGGLLARRDLPEHMAKLAEFNITPIDLVVVNLYPFKATIQKEGVSEAEAIENIDIGGPSMLRSAAKNFASVLAVTDPADYDLVLEKLRHDEIDGAFRKSLAAKVFRQTAAYDALIANYLTEETFPAQLTPTFELFEELRYGENPFQKAAAYKTALPEPYSVLSANILHGKQLSYNNIRDADAALRIIAEFSEPTVVTVKHMNPAGIGQGPDIETAWDKAFAADPVSIFGGIVALNREVDLDTAMKLKAIFLEIIIAPSFTDEAYAALAKKKNLRLLTLPFTTDVPQSYELTSVFGGVVVQDRDLVNEELADFEVVTEVKPTQAQLETMVFAQKAVKHVKSNAIVVARHGQTLGVGAGQPNRIDSVTYAIKNAKKITDDLSDAVLASDAFFPFSDSVAYAAEHGIKAVVQPGGSIRDQESIDKANELGIAMVLSGNRHFRH
- the purN gene encoding phosphoribosylglycinamide formyltransferase, with the protein product MAVTRLAIFASGHGTNFEALQTAMMARKLDAEFVQLIVDHANIGAIALAEKFGIPYRVMSYKAFENRQAAEVSIVETLTAARVDGIILAGYMRLLTPTLLDAFPNKVINIHPALLPSFPGTHAIEDAFNYGVKITGVTVHYVDAGMDTGKIIAQAPVAVMADDTLASLETKIHDVEHQLYPDTLEWLLKEGVFN